One genomic window of Mesoplodon densirostris isolate mMesDen1 chromosome 14, mMesDen1 primary haplotype, whole genome shotgun sequence includes the following:
- the RMDN2 gene encoding regulator of microtubule dynamics protein 2 — translation MPRSTNKEMILGIMVGTTGISLLLLWYHKVRKPRTAVDLPKFLSLGNSLDLMPLQDEMPNGQGTTAIFQGRQLQILEKLNELLTNMEELKEEIRVLKEAIPKLEEYIQGELGGKITVHKISPQHRARKRRLVTVQSSATSNSSEEAESEGGYITANTDTEEQSFPLPKAFNTHVEELNLDALIQMADNLRMNESSKMESFELLCDHKEKFRDEIEFIWRFARAYGDMYELSTNAQEKKHYANIGKTLGEKAITRAPMNGHCHLWYAVLCGYVSEFEGLQNKINYGYRFKEHLDKAIEFLPEEPFLYYLKGRYCYTVSKLSWIEKKMAATLFGKIPSSTVQEALQNFLKVEELHPGFSKSNYMFLAKCYIDLEQTDTAVKFCNMAVLLPCVTKEDKDAQKEVKKINTSLKR, via the exons ATGCCTCGTTCCACAAACAAAGAAATGATACTTGGCATAATGGTGGGAACTACTGGAATCAGCTTGCTGCTTCTGTGGTACCACAAGGTTCGTAAACCAAGGACAGCAGTGGATTTACCTAAATTTCTTTCTCTGGGTAATTCACTTGATTTGATGCCTTTGCAAGATGAAATGCCTAATGGCCAAGGAACAACAGCGATCTTTCAAGGAAGGCAACTTCAGATATTGGAGAAGTTAAATGAATTACTGACAAATAtggaagaactcaaagaggaaatcagagttCTTAAAGAAGCCATTCCAAAGCTGGAGGAATATATCCAAGGCGAACTTGGAGGGAAGATAACTGTTCACAAGATAAGTCCTCAGCacagagctagaaaaagaagGCTTGTCACAGTTCAAAGTTCAGCAACAAGTAATAGTTCAGAGGAAGCGGAAAGTGAAGGAGG GTATATTACAGCTAATACTGATACCGAAGAACAGAGTTTTCCACTCCCTAAGGCATTTAACACTCATGTAGAGGAATTAAATTTAGATGCCCTTATTCAGATGGCTGATAATTTACGTATGAATGAGTCCAGCAAAATGGAGAGTTTTGAACTACTTTGTGACCACAAAGAAAAG TTTAGAGATGAAATAGAGTTTATTTGGCGGTTTGCTCGTGCTTATGGAGACATGTACGAGCTATCTACAAATGCACAAGAAAAGAAGCATTATGCTAATATTG GAAAGACATTAGGTGAAAAAGCTATTACTAGAGCACCCATGAATGGACATTGTCATCTATG GTATGCGGTTTTGTGTGGCTATGTATCTGAGTTTGAGGGCttacaaaacaaaattaactaTGGATATCGCTTCAAG GAGCATCTAGATAAAGCAATCGAATTTTTACCTGAAGAACCCTTTTTGTATTACCTCAAGGGAAGATACTGTTACACT GTCTCAAAACTGAGCTGGATTGAGAAAAAAATGGCTGCTACTCTGTTTGGAAAAATACCATCCTCAACTGTACAAGAAGCTTTGCAAAATTTCCTTAAG GTCGAAGAACTACACCCTGGGTTTTCTAAGTCCAATTACATGTTCTTGGCCAAG tgttATATTGATCTTGAACAAACAGATACTGCTGTGAAGTTCTGTAATATGGCAGTGTTGCTTCCTTGTGTTACCAAAGAG